Within the Bacillus sp. FSL K6-3431 genome, the region ATTAAAGGAACGCTAAAAACCATTTTCGGTTTTATCATTTTGCAACAAGGATCTAATATTATTGTATCAGCGCTGCTACCGTTTAGTACCATGTTCACTGAAGCATTTGGTTTGACGGGCATAGTAGCCGAGGATAATGCATTGGTTGCTGCTGTACAAACTGTATTAGGAAAAGAAACGGCTTTAATCTTAGTGTTTGCGTTTTTAATAAACTTATTGATTGCAAGAGTAACGAAATGGAAATATATCTTTCTCACAGGCCATATGATGTTCTCGTTCGCAGGTACAATGGCTATCGTCTTTAACCAAATGGGCTTATCTAGTACAACTACCATTGTTCTAGGTTCCGTTATTCAAGGGATTTCAATGGTCCTTTTCCCTGCTATTTCTCAACCATTTGTTCGTAAAATTACGGGCAATGATAATATTGCATTTGGCTTCTGGGGAAGTTCATGGATTAGCATGTCAGGATGGATTGGCGGTAAGCTAGGAAATAAAAAGCATTCTACGGAAGATGTCAAAGTACCAAAATCACTTGATTTCTTAAAAGATATGAGTATTCTAATGGGAATCATTATGATTGTAATCTATTTATTTACTGCCATGTTTGTCGATTCCGCAACAATGAATGAAATATCAGGAGGAACAAACTTATTTCAGTTTGCCTTAATGAATGCCCTAACATTTGTTGCAGGTATTCTAATACTTCTACAAGGTGTGCGCATGTTTCTCGGTGAGATTGTTCCTGCATTTAAAGGGGTAGGAGAGAAAATAGTTCCAGGCGCAAAACCTGCACTAGACGTTCCGATTTTCTTCTCTTTTGCTCCAATTGCTGTAACAATCGGCTTCCTTTCAGCGTTAGTAGGAGGACTTTTGGTTACAGTGATATCAGGTATATTACCAGTAGTTGTTTTACCTTCGGTTATCGGATTATTTTTCATGGGTGGTGCTGCTGGAGTTTTCGGTAATGCGACTGGTGGAAGACGTGGGGCAATCATTGCGGGACTCTTCTTAGGGATTTCGTGGTCATTACTCGTAGCACTTGCATATCCGTTAGTTGATATGACCGCTTATGGTGTTGAAGGGCTTTGGTTTGCGTCACCAGATGCGATTATCGTGGTTGTATTAATAAGATTAATAGGAATGTTATTCGGGATAGGGTTATAAGGCCAAGATTATAACATATAGGAGGAATTATTGATGGGAAAAGTGAGAACAGTTTTAGGCGATATAGATGCAAAAGATCTTGGGTTTACTTACAGTCATGAACATTTATGGACTTGCCCACCTTCAGGTCAAAAAGATCGTGATTTAGAGCTTTCAAACTACGAAGCCTCTACTAGTGAACTTTTGAGATTTAAAAGGGCTGGGGGAAATACATTAGTAGAAGCTTCTACCTTAGATTATGGAAGAGATGCATCCAAACTAAAACGGATGGCAGCCGAAACCGGTGTGAATGTTGTTGCAACTACAGGTTTTAATAAGCATATTTATTTCCCGGCATGGGTAGAGGCCTTAACAATGGAAGAAATTCAAGAAAAATTAGTAAGAGACGTAACAATTGGCATGGACGGAACAGATGCAAAAGCTGGGTTTTTAAAAGCTGGATCCTGGGATCAATTAATACATCCTCTGGAGGAAAAAGTTACTAGAGCTGTTTCCCGGGCCCAAAAGGAAACAGGGGCACCTGTTTGGCTGCATACGGAAGCAGGAACAATGGGTGAAGAAATGCTTGATATTTTGGAAGAAGAGCAAATCGATCTATCAAAAGTGGCAGTGGGCCATAGTGATCGAAATGCGGATCCATATTATCATTTACAACTTGCCAAAAGAGGGGCATATGTTCAATTTGACGGGGTAAGTAAAATAAAATATTATCCTGACAGCGTTAGAGTGGAGCTCATTAAAAATATGATTGAAAACGGATATGTGAAACAACTACTTATTTCTGCCGATATGGGACGACAAGTTTATTTACAAGCCTATGGTGGAGGGCCTGGATTTGAATACATCTTGAAAAAGTTCATTCCACGTTTATTAGATGAAGGGGTAAGCCGAGATGATATTCATACAATCTTTGTAGAAAATCCTGCCCGTTGGTTAGGGCAATTTGAAGGGTGAATAAAATGACGACATTAAAAAATGGAGCAATCTGTGCCATTCTTCGCGGGGTAGATCCCGAAGATGCTATCGCAATTACAGAAACCTTAGTTGAAAATGGAATTACTATGCTTGAAGTGTCACTTAGTGAGGAAGAAAAAGCGCTTGGCTGTATTCAAAATATCCGTTCCACCTTTCAAGATGCTGTTTTTTTAGGAGCAGGTACCGTTATTCATCCACATCAGGTTGATCTTGTATTAGAAGCAGGTGCAAAATATATTATCACTCCAGGGTGGGATAGAGAGTTAGTGCGCTATGTAAAATCAAAGCAAGTAGATGTATTCCCAGGTGTTTTTACTCCGGGAGAGATTATGCAAGCCTCTCAAGATGGAGTAAATGTGGTGAAGCTATTTCCAGCAAATGCACTTGGGGTATCTTATGTAAAAAGTCTTCAAGGACCTTTTCCAAAGGTGCATATTATGGGAGTAGGCGGCATTGATTTAACAAATCTAAACGATTATTATGATGCAGGGTGTTCTTCATTTGCTATTGGAAGCGATCTTGTGCCAAGAGGTGCTACGACAAAAGACTTGAAGGCCATTGGACAAAAAGCAAAACAGTATGTAGAGCTTATGCAAAAGCTAGGGAGCTGATTTATATGGCAGAGGTAAAAGAAATGATCAACTTGACTAGGGATCAAGTTAAAGCCGCTATAGAGGAATTTCCAGTTGCGATTTTACCTTTAGGTGCCACTGAACAGCATGGTCATCACCTTCCTTTAGGTGTCGATATATATTTAGCTGAAGGGATCGCAAAGAAAATTTGTGAAAAAACAGGTGCGCTTTTATTACCAGCTCTTCCGTTTGGTTATTCGTGGGTATGGCGTGATATTCCCGGTACAGTTTCACTACAACAACACCATGTTGAAGCAGTGATCAAAGATGTGGCTCATAGTGTTAGTCGATATGGGGTAAAGACACTCATCCTAGTGAATGGACATGATGCAAATAATGCAGCAATGAAATATGCAACTAGAGAGTTAATGGATGAATTAAATATGAATGTGGTTTATTTGTTTTATCCTGACCTCAATCAAGTAATGAAAGAACACTGTGATTCTCAACCTTGGCACGGTATGATTCATGCATGTGAATTGGAAACTTCCCTTATGCTCGCTATAAAGCCTGACCTAGTAGATATGTCTAAGGCAGTAACAGAATATCCAGATAAACCAGCTTTATATGGAAGATCAACACTATCATTGGGAGAACTAAGTAAAAGTGGAGTATATGGAGATGCCACTGTTGCTAGTAAGGCAAAAGGGGAAAAGCTTCTAAATAGCTTTGTTGATAGGATGGTTGAGTTAGTACAATTGGCTACAGATGATGTAGGGGATAAGTAATACCACTTCAAATATATACTTAATGGAGTGAAAAATAGAGGCTTTTCATAAGTTCAAAAAACTTTTGAAGAGCCTCTATTTTATAATTCTTATAGCTTTATTGTCCAACTATTAACTAATTCCATGTCCGTTATAAATTTTAAGTATATATGAATATGTAATGACTAATGCACATAATAATTAAACTTACGTAAGTCGCGACTCATTTTTCCTTTTAAGAAATGTTGCATTACCGAAAACAATCCCCGCTAAAATGAGGGATACTCCACTCCACTGTATCAAAGTGACGTTCTCACCTAAAATAATAGCCGACATAATCACAGCAACTGGGAGTTCAGAAGCAGATAATATCGTGCCAAGTCCTGGTCCTACATATGGCATCCCGATTGAAAAAAGTAAAGGTGGCAGAAAGACGCCAAAAAAGCCAAGTAATAAACCATAAGGTGCTAATCCAAGAAGCACAGGAATATTAAATAAAAACATTGGTGGAAATAGAATCATCACAATACTTAATGCGCCTGTTGATAGAAGTGCACTTTTGAAAATGGGCGGAACGTTATTTCCAACTGCACCACTCACTAAAATAAAGATTGAAAATGTACAGGCTGAAAGCATTCCCCAAATCATACCAATTAAAGAAAGTTCTTTAATCCCATCTACAATAAAACCTGCAGCCAAAACGGAACCCACAAGAAGAATAATAATTGAAATGAGTTTGCTTTGATTAGGCTTATTTTTATAAAAAATCCATTCAATCAATGTTCCGATCCAGATAAATTGAAATAAAAATATGATGGCAAGTGATGCATCTACGGTTTGTAAGGACTTATAATAAAAAATTCCAGTTAAACCCATAGGAAATCCTGATATGAGCAGCTTACATACTTGCAGCATACTAATATTAAACTTCTTCTTTTTGGTAATAAGAACAATCAACCAAATAAAGATTGTTCCAAATAAAAATTGACCTCCTGCTACTTCCGCCATAGAAAAACCTGCGGAGTAAGCTAGTTTTACAAATGTTGATAAAATCCCGAAACAGCATCCTCCCAAAAAGACGATGGTTGCATATTGCCAAGTCTTCATTTCCATTACTCCTTTTATGAAAAACACGACTATCTACTATTTTGAAATATAAGGTGATAAGATCCCCCCTACTTATCTAGGCATTAACAAAGTAAGACCGATAATTGATATGAGAGGAATGGAAAGACATAATGCACTCCCAATAAAAGCGAATGTAGTTACGATATTTTTATTTTCCTTTGTCACATCCACTTTAGTTTGTAAGAATATGTAAAAGGGAGCGAATGCCAATGCTAAAATAATGACGATTGCTGGTACAAATAATTCATTGATTATGGCGACAGGCTCGCTCATTATAAATCCAAAGACAATGAGTATAATTGGAATTGTTTCAGCAATTGCTACTCCGATGAAAAAATTTGTTTGATGCGTATTACGACTCTCAGGATTTCGTTTAATTTTATCCATGAAAATTTTAAAAACTATTAAAATGGAAATAACAGCAAGAATAGAAGCGAACATGAACAAGTATGCAGCAGACAATGAAATAACCCCCAACTATTTAAATATTAAAATCAAACATAGATAGATACCTTATTTAGAAGGTAAGAACTACTAATTCTATTATTATACAGTAAACTCAAACAATTCATAGCAGTATAAGAAGCCTAGAGGTCTGATTGTATAGTGAAAGAAATACCAAGGGTTAATATTAAAATTCCTAATAAATAAAAAACATATTTCACTTTACTCGACCTCTTTATCATTATTTTTGTTGTAAATGCAACAAAACAAGGATAAACTTAATATATGTTGTTTTTATTGCATTTGCAACAAAAATATATTCTAAGGAGTTAAGTTATGAAGGGAATTCTTCGTGAAATTGGAATGATAGCAAGGGCATTAGACTCTATAAGTAATATAGAATTTAAAGAATATGACCTTACAAAAGGGCAGTATTTGTACCTTGTACGAATATGTGAAAATCCAGGGATCATTCAAGAAAAGTTAGCTGAGATGATAAAGGTAGATCGAACAACAGCAGCTCGTGCTATAAAAAAACTTGAAATTAATGGCTTTATTGAAAAGAAGGAAGATGCACATAACAAAAAAAATAAAAAACTCTTTCCGACAGAGAAGGGGGAGAATGTTTATCCTTTCATAAAAAGTGAAAATGATTATTCCAATACTATGGCATTAGAAGGATTTTCCGAGAAAGAAGCAGAAACCGCTTTCGATCTTCTTCAAAGAATAAGAAAAAATGTAGAAAAAGACTGGGGATTTGTAAAAAAAGGAAACAAGAGAAATTATTGATTATATAAAGGAGCGATATATTCAAATGGTTATAAGTATAAAAAAGTGTGCCCTTGAAGATTCACTTGAACTTCAAGAAATTAGTCATGAAACATTTAATGAGACATTTAAGCATCAAAATTCACCCGAAAATATGAATGCCTATTTGGAAAGGGCATTTAACTTAATACAATTAAAAAAAGAATTATCCAATCCTTCTTCGCAATTCTTTTTTGTTTATTTTAATAATGAAGTCGCTGGATATTTGAAGGTTAACACTAATAATGCTCAGTCTGAAGAAATGGGCGATGAATTACTTGAAATTGAGAGAATTTATATTAGGAATAAGTTTCAAAAACATGGGCTTGGTAAGTGCCTCCTAAATAAAGCGATGGAAATTGCGATGGAATGTAAGAAAAATAAAATCTGGCTAGGCGTATGGGAAAAAAATGAAAATGCTATTGTTTTTTATAAGAAAAAGGGGTTTGTTCAAACTGGAGCCCACTCTTTTTATATGGGTGATGAAGAACAAGTGGACTTTATAATGACCAAAACACTCATATAACTTGCTTTTATATTCAAAAATGGCTTTTAAATTTTTGGAAAAAGGTATAGTAGCAAAATAAAAAGGCGTCAAAAATGTGTGGAATCAGCATTTTCCCCAGGATGTTTAACGCTATTTCCAAGATTACTTTATCTTGCTTTTATATTGTGCAAATGTTTGTATATCACGATTATCGTATATAATTATGTAAGAGGTGAACACGGTGAAAGTGAAAAAATCAAATATTCCTGCTGAATATTGGAAAGCCATCATTGAATGTGATCCAGCGTATGATGACACGTTTTTTTATGCGGTACAAACGACGGGAATTTTTTGCAGACCATCTTGTAAATCGAGGGAACCAAATAGAGATAATGTGCGCATCTTTCAAAATGCATACATGGCATTAGAGGGGAAATTCAGGCCGTGCAAGCGATGTAAACCAGACAACTTAACCTTGCCTGCTGATGAGTGGATTAAGCAAATCACTGAATGGATCGACCACTATTATTCTGAACGACTCACTTTAGACGTTTTAGCAGATATTTTCCATGGTAGCCCTTATCATTTACAACGACTATTTAAACAAGTGAAGGGCATATCACCAAATGAATATACGCAGCAGGTTCGATTAACAAAAGCAATCGAAAAATTAGAGACTACCAAGCAATCGGTGGCAGATATCGGAATGGTAATCGGATTTTCAAGTACACCGTATTTTATTACTTTGTTTAAGAACAAGTTAGGAGTCACACCGGCAGGTTATCGAAAAACATATGAGAAAAACTTGATAAAGGAGCGGGGAAACAAATGAAAGATAAGCATGAACAAATAATTGAATGGTCCATTCTAGAATACGACCGATGGCATTTATATATAGCCAAGACAGAAAAGGGGCTTTGCTATATTGGTTCACCTGGACAATCGTATGAGGGGCTTGGGGCATGGATACAAAAACATTTTCCAAAAGCGACCCTTGTGGAAAACGAGGAGGCTTTGAAACCATATATCACCGAACTAAGTGAATACTTTGAGGGAAATCGGCAGTTATTCTCTTTGCCAATTGATATAAAAGGAACACCATTTCAAGAAGAAGTTTGGGAAGCGTTACAGCAAATACCTTATGGAAAAACATACTCCTATTCAGATATTGCTGAACTTATTCAA harbors:
- a CDS encoding methylated-DNA--[protein]-cysteine S-methyltransferase codes for the protein MKDKHEQIIEWSILEYDRWHLYIAKTEKGLCYIGSPGQSYEGLGAWIQKHFPKATLVENEEALKPYITELSEYFEGNRQLFSLPIDIKGTPFQEEVWEALQQIPYGKTYSYSDIAELIQRPKAVRAVGSAIGSNPALITVPCHRVIGKNGAITGYRGGTEMKQYLLQLEGGKVNRKDS
- a CDS encoding MarR family winged helix-turn-helix transcriptional regulator, whose product is MKGILREIGMIARALDSISNIEFKEYDLTKGQYLYLVRICENPGIIQEKLAEMIKVDRTTAARAIKKLEINGFIEKKEDAHNKKNKKLFPTEKGENVYPFIKSENDYSNTMALEGFSEKEAETAFDLLQRIRKNVEKDWGFVKKGNKRNY
- a CDS encoding GNAT family N-acetyltransferase; this encodes MVISIKKCALEDSLELQEISHETFNETFKHQNSPENMNAYLERAFNLIQLKKELSNPSSQFFFVYFNNEVAGYLKVNTNNAQSEEMGDELLEIERIYIRNKFQKHGLGKCLLNKAMEIAMECKKNKIWLGVWEKNENAIVFYKKKGFVQTGAHSFYMGDEEQVDFIMTKTLI
- a CDS encoding bifunctional transcriptional activator/DNA repair enzyme AdaA; this encodes MKVKKSNIPAEYWKAIIECDPAYDDTFFYAVQTTGIFCRPSCKSREPNRDNVRIFQNAYMALEGKFRPCKRCKPDNLTLPADEWIKQITEWIDHYYSERLTLDVLADIFHGSPYHLQRLFKQVKGISPNEYTQQVRLTKAIEKLETTKQSVADIGMVIGFSSTPYFITLFKNKLGVTPAGYRKTYEKNLIKERGNK
- a CDS encoding phosphotriesterase family protein, with the protein product MMGKVRTVLGDIDAKDLGFTYSHEHLWTCPPSGQKDRDLELSNYEASTSELLRFKRAGGNTLVEASTLDYGRDASKLKRMAAETGVNVVATTGFNKHIYFPAWVEALTMEEIQEKLVRDVTIGMDGTDAKAGFLKAGSWDQLIHPLEEKVTRAVSRAQKETGAPVWLHTEAGTMGEEMLDILEEEQIDLSKVAVGHSDRNADPYYHLQLAKRGAYVQFDGVSKIKYYPDSVRVELIKNMIENGYVKQLLISADMGRQVYLQAYGGGPGFEYILKKFIPRLLDEGVSRDDIHTIFVENPARWLGQFEG
- a CDS encoding creatininase family protein produces the protein MAEVKEMINLTRDQVKAAIEEFPVAILPLGATEQHGHHLPLGVDIYLAEGIAKKICEKTGALLLPALPFGYSWVWRDIPGTVSLQQHHVEAVIKDVAHSVSRYGVKTLILVNGHDANNAAMKYATRELMDELNMNVVYLFYPDLNQVMKEHCDSQPWHGMIHACELETSLMLAIKPDLVDMSKAVTEYPDKPALYGRSTLSLGELSKSGVYGDATVASKAKGEKLLNSFVDRMVELVQLATDDVGDK
- a CDS encoding EamA family transporter, with product MKTWQYATIVFLGGCCFGILSTFVKLAYSAGFSMAEVAGGQFLFGTIFIWLIVLITKKKKFNISMLQVCKLLISGFPMGLTGIFYYKSLQTVDASLAIIFLFQFIWIGTLIEWIFYKNKPNQSKLISIIILLVGSVLAAGFIVDGIKELSLIGMIWGMLSACTFSIFILVSGAVGNNVPPIFKSALLSTGALSIVMILFPPMFLFNIPVLLGLAPYGLLLGFFGVFLPPLLFSIGMPYVGPGLGTILSASELPVAVIMSAIILGENVTLIQWSGVSLILAGIVFGNATFLKRKNESRLT
- a CDS encoding bifunctional 4-hydroxy-2-oxoglutarate aldolase/2-dehydro-3-deoxy-phosphogluconate aldolase gives rise to the protein MTTLKNGAICAILRGVDPEDAIAITETLVENGITMLEVSLSEEEKALGCIQNIRSTFQDAVFLGAGTVIHPHQVDLVLEAGAKYIITPGWDRELVRYVKSKQVDVFPGVFTPGEIMQASQDGVNVVKLFPANALGVSYVKSLQGPFPKVHIMGVGGIDLTNLNDYYDAGCSSFAIGSDLVPRGATTKDLKAIGQKAKQYVELMQKLGS
- a CDS encoding PTS ascorbate transporter subunit IIC, with translation MLDTIVSILSNPAIILGLIALVGLVALRKSTSDIIKGTLKTIFGFIILQQGSNIIVSALLPFSTMFTEAFGLTGIVAEDNALVAAVQTVLGKETALILVFAFLINLLIARVTKWKYIFLTGHMMFSFAGTMAIVFNQMGLSSTTTIVLGSVIQGISMVLFPAISQPFVRKITGNDNIAFGFWGSSWISMSGWIGGKLGNKKHSTEDVKVPKSLDFLKDMSILMGIIMIVIYLFTAMFVDSATMNEISGGTNLFQFALMNALTFVAGILILLQGVRMFLGEIVPAFKGVGEKIVPGAKPALDVPIFFSFAPIAVTIGFLSALVGGLLVTVISGILPVVVLPSVIGLFFMGGAAGVFGNATGGRRGAIIAGLFLGISWSLLVALAYPLVDMTAYGVEGLWFASPDAIIVVVLIRLIGMLFGIGL